The proteins below come from a single Parageobacillus thermoglucosidasius genomic window:
- a CDS encoding DUF1934 domain-containing protein has product MEKQNGIPILLKQVTDIRDGLRKETVALETEGVCYIKENAVYLQFAEQQELGKINTVVKITDREVVVMRSGAVRMRHVFRKTEETTGQYYTPFGQWTMKTKTDNIEFRYNEKRKQGHLFLSYQLEMQNEQAGRHAMTIMFKEA; this is encoded by the coding sequence ATGGAAAAGCAAAACGGAATCCCTATTCTTCTCAAGCAAGTTACCGATATTCGCGACGGATTGCGTAAAGAGACGGTCGCTTTGGAAACGGAAGGGGTTTGCTACATAAAAGAAAATGCCGTTTATTTGCAGTTTGCCGAACAGCAAGAGCTAGGCAAAATAAACACGGTGGTGAAAATAACGGATCGCGAAGTGGTTGTGATGCGGTCCGGAGCGGTTCGGATGCGCCATGTCTTCCGCAAAACAGAAGAAACAACAGGGCAATACTATACTCCGTTCGGGCAGTGGACGATGAAAACGAAAACGGACAATATCGAATTCCGCTATAATGAAAAACGAAAACAAGGGCACCTGTTTTTATCATATCAATTGGAAATGCAAAATGAACAGGCGGGACGTCATGCGATGACGATTATGTTTAAGGAGGCATAG
- a CDS encoding heterodisulfide reductase-related iron-sulfur binding cluster gives MNPLLVINFLAFLFVTAYAVYLFAYLVKTRAAYIKLGKKVEFDGKVKERLQSIWVNVFGQKKLLKDKKSGIIHVMFFYGFILVQFGAIDFIIKGLVPGAHLPLGPLYPGFTFFQEIVTLLILIAVFAAFYRRYIEKLVRLKRDFKAGLVLIFIGGLMISVLFGNGMSMIWHNEEAAWSEPVASLIAGAFRWVGEPVAAVLFFIAWWVHLLILLVFLVYVPQSKHAHLIAAPVNVFFSRLSRPKLSKIDFEDETQESFGVGKIEDFSQKQLIDLYACVECGRCTSMCPATGTGKMLSPMDLILKLRDHLTEKGAAITSRAPWVPAFAFKHTRGNQLALAAQGVQEQAAALEMPSLIGDVITEEEIWACTTCRNCEDQCPVMNEHVDKIIDLRRYLVLTEGKMNPDAQRAMTNIERQGNPWGLNRKEKENWRELRDDVHIPTVKELKKAGEEFEYLFWVGSMGAFDNRSQKIALAFAKLLNEAGVKFAILGNKEKNSGDTPRRLGNEFLFQELAANNIAEFEKAGVNKIVTIDPHAYNTFKNEYPDFGFKAEVYHHTELLAKLIEEGRLVPKYEVKERVTFHDSCYLGRYNDVYDAPRNILQAIPGIELVEMERNRERGMCCGAGGGLMWMEETTGNRINVARTEQALAVNPTVISSGCPYCLTMLTDGTKAKEVEDRVSAYDVAELLAKSVFGEEKETAS, from the coding sequence ATGAATCCGCTGCTGGTCATTAATTTTCTTGCGTTTTTGTTTGTAACCGCTTACGCAGTCTACCTTTTTGCCTATTTAGTCAAAACGCGTGCCGCTTACATCAAGCTCGGCAAAAAAGTGGAGTTTGACGGAAAAGTAAAAGAGCGTCTGCAAAGCATTTGGGTGAACGTATTCGGGCAGAAAAAGCTGCTAAAGGATAAAAAAAGCGGAATCATCCATGTGATGTTTTTCTATGGGTTTATCCTTGTCCAATTTGGGGCGATCGACTTTATTATTAAAGGCCTTGTTCCCGGAGCCCACCTCCCGTTAGGTCCGCTTTATCCGGGCTTTACGTTTTTCCAAGAAATCGTTACTTTGCTTATCTTGATTGCCGTTTTCGCTGCGTTTTATCGCCGTTATATTGAAAAACTTGTTCGTTTGAAGCGGGATTTCAAAGCAGGACTCGTGCTGATTTTTATCGGCGGGTTAATGATTTCTGTCTTGTTCGGAAACGGAATGAGCATGATTTGGCACAACGAAGAAGCGGCATGGAGCGAACCGGTCGCGTCATTGATCGCCGGCGCGTTCCGCTGGGTCGGCGAACCGGTCGCTGCAGTATTGTTTTTTATCGCATGGTGGGTGCACTTATTGATTTTGCTGGTATTTTTAGTCTATGTGCCGCAATCGAAGCACGCGCATTTAATTGCCGCGCCGGTTAATGTCTTTTTCAGCCGCTTGTCCCGGCCGAAGTTGTCGAAAATCGATTTTGAAGATGAAACGCAGGAATCGTTTGGCGTCGGCAAAATTGAAGATTTTTCGCAAAAACAGCTCATTGATTTATACGCCTGTGTCGAATGCGGACGATGCACAAGCATGTGCCCGGCGACGGGAACCGGGAAAATGTTGTCGCCGATGGATTTAATTTTAAAATTGCGCGACCATCTTACGGAAAAAGGCGCTGCGATCACTTCCCGCGCTCCTTGGGTGCCGGCGTTCGCTTTCAAGCATACAAGAGGCAATCAATTGGCGCTTGCCGCCCAAGGCGTGCAAGAACAAGCGGCCGCGCTGGAAATGCCGAGTTTAATCGGCGATGTGATCACAGAAGAAGAAATTTGGGCGTGCACAACATGCCGCAACTGTGAAGACCAATGTCCAGTGATGAACGAACATGTCGACAAAATTATCGACCTTCGCCGCTACCTTGTCCTTACCGAAGGAAAAATGAATCCAGATGCGCAGCGGGCGATGACAAACATCGAACGCCAAGGAAATCCGTGGGGGCTGAACCGGAAAGAAAAAGAAAATTGGCGCGAGCTTCGCGATGATGTGCATATTCCAACCGTCAAAGAACTGAAAAAAGCCGGCGAGGAATTTGAATATTTATTTTGGGTCGGATCGATGGGGGCATTTGATAACCGCAGCCAAAAAATCGCGCTGGCATTTGCGAAATTATTAAACGAGGCGGGCGTAAAATTTGCGATTTTAGGAAATAAAGAGAAAAATTCCGGAGACACGCCGCGCCGTTTAGGAAACGAGTTTTTATTCCAAGAATTAGCCGCCAACAATATTGCCGAATTTGAAAAAGCGGGCGTGAACAAGATTGTCACAATCGACCCGCACGCGTATAACACGTTTAAAAACGAATACCCTGATTTTGGCTTTAAAGCGGAAGTATACCATCATACGGAACTGCTCGCGAAATTGATTGAGGAAGGCAGACTAGTGCCGAAATATGAAGTTAAAGAACGGGTGACGTTCCATGACTCCTGTTATTTAGGCCGCTACAACGATGTGTATGACGCGCCGCGCAACATTTTGCAGGCGATTCCTGGCATCGAGCTCGTTGAAATGGAGCGCAACCGCGAACGAGGCATGTGCTGTGGCGCGGGCGGTGGTTTAATGTGGATGGAAGAGACGACTGGAAACCGCATCAACGTGGCCCGTACCGAGCAGGCGCTTGCCGTCAATCCGACGGTCATCAGTTCCGGCTGTCCGTACTGTTTGACAATGCTCACGGACGGCACAAAAGCAAAGGAGGTGGAAGATCGCGTCTCTGCTTACGACGTTGCGGAATTGCTTGCTAAATCTGTATTTGGCGAGGAAAAAGAAACTGCTTCATAA
- the argS gene encoding arginine--tRNA ligase: MNIVEQMKERMKEEIKRAVVSAGLAKEEEVPDVILEVPREKAHGDYSTNMAMQLARIAKKPPRAIAEEIVKHFDQTKVSVKKIDIAGPGFINFYMDNRYLTELIPMIIEAGASYGETNVGKGQKVQVEFVSANPTGDLHLGHARGAAVGDSLCNILEKAGFDVTREYYINDAGNQIYNLAKSVEARYFQALGIDKEMPEDGYYGDDIIEIGKKLAEEHGDKYVHMDEQERLAFFREYGLRYELEKIKKDLADFRVTFDVWYSETSLYKSGKIDEALAVLRERGHIYEKDGATWFRSTTFGDDKDRVLIKQDGTYTYLLPDIAYHQDKLRRGFAKIINIWGADHHGYIPRMKAAIAALGYDPDVLEVEIIQLVNLYQNGERVKMSKRTGKAVTMRELMEEVGLDATRYFFAMRSSDTHLDFDMDLAVSQSNENPVYYVQYAHARVSSILRQGEELQLSYEGDLQLDYIQTEKEIELLKKLGEFPGAVSEAALKRMPHRITGYVFELASALHSFYNAEKVLDPENAEKSRARLALMKAVQITLQNALALIGVSAPEKM, encoded by the coding sequence ATGAATATTGTTGAACAAATGAAAGAACGCATGAAAGAGGAAATTAAGCGCGCGGTCGTCAGCGCGGGGCTTGCCAAGGAGGAAGAAGTGCCGGATGTCATTTTAGAAGTCCCGAGAGAAAAAGCGCATGGAGATTATTCGACAAATATGGCAATGCAGCTGGCGCGGATTGCCAAAAAACCTCCGCGCGCGATTGCTGAAGAAATCGTCAAGCATTTTGATCAAACGAAAGTGTCGGTAAAGAAAATTGATATTGCCGGTCCTGGCTTTATTAACTTTTACATGGATAACCGTTATCTTACGGAACTCATTCCAATGATTATCGAGGCGGGCGCATCGTATGGGGAAACAAATGTCGGAAAAGGGCAAAAAGTCCAAGTGGAGTTTGTTTCCGCGAATCCGACCGGCGACTTGCATTTAGGGCATGCGCGCGGCGCAGCGGTCGGCGATTCTTTATGCAACATTTTAGAAAAAGCAGGGTTTGATGTAACGCGCGAATATTATATTAACGATGCGGGAAACCAAATTTACAATTTGGCAAAATCGGTGGAAGCCCGCTATTTCCAAGCGCTTGGCATCGATAAGGAGATGCCGGAAGACGGCTATTATGGCGACGATATTATCGAAATCGGGAAAAAGCTCGCCGAGGAGCATGGCGACAAGTACGTTCATATGGATGAACAAGAGCGGCTTGCCTTTTTCCGCGAGTATGGTCTCCGTTATGAATTAGAAAAAATTAAAAAAGATTTGGCAGACTTCCGAGTGACATTTGACGTTTGGTATTCGGAGACATCTTTATATAAAAGCGGAAAAATTGATGAAGCGCTCGCCGTATTGCGCGAACGCGGGCATATTTACGAAAAGGATGGCGCGACATGGTTCCGCTCCACAACGTTTGGCGACGACAAAGACCGCGTCTTAATTAAGCAAGACGGCACGTATACATATTTGTTGCCGGATATCGCTTACCACCAAGACAAACTGCGCCGCGGCTTTGCCAAAATCATTAACATTTGGGGCGCAGACCACCACGGTTATATTCCGCGGATGAAGGCGGCAATTGCGGCGCTTGGCTACGATCCTGACGTGCTCGAAGTCGAAATCATTCAGTTAGTCAATTTGTATCAAAACGGCGAGAGAGTAAAAATGAGCAAGCGGACCGGAAAAGCGGTAACGATGCGCGAATTGATGGAAGAAGTCGGTCTTGACGCGACGCGTTACTTCTTTGCGATGCGCTCCAGCGACACTCATTTGGATTTTGACATGGACCTTGCTGTGTCGCAGTCGAACGAAAACCCGGTGTACTACGTGCAGTACGCCCACGCGCGCGTTTCCAGCATCCTTCGCCAAGGGGAAGAACTCCAGTTATCGTACGAAGGCGATTTGCAGCTTGATTATATCCAAACGGAAAAAGAAATAGAGTTGTTGAAAAAACTGGGGGAATTTCCGGGCGCTGTTTCCGAGGCGGCGCTCAAGCGGATGCCGCATCGCATCACCGGCTATGTTTTTGAGTTAGCGTCAGCGCTGCACAGCTTTTACAATGCGGAAAAAGTATTGGATCCGGAAAACGCCGAAAAAAGCCGGGCGCGGTTAGCGTTAATGAAAGCCGTCCAAATCACGCTGCAAAACGCTTTAGCGCTCATTGGAGTATCGGCTCCGGAAAAAATGTAA
- the cls gene encoding cardiolipin synthase has product MAIFFVIVTILALIYADDKLGEHFNKKKKAKTVYQERRSNLSFFIDGTQLFADYFAEIRKATHHIHILFYIVKTDEISQQFFQLLKQKAEEGVRVRLLVDWVGSFGFPKKLIRSLKESGVEFAYAHKPRFPFFFYRLNRRNHRKITVIDGKVGYIGGFNIGNEYVGRDPNFGQWRDYHLKIVGEGVCDLQTQFCRDWEEATKTSITKHRYFPSLQKGTVSHQLIATNGHSLEQQFIHFIRQATKEIVIGSPYFIPSRAVMNALLEALSRGVKVTILVPLKADHPFVKEAAYPYFYRLLKSGAHIYRFYQGFYHAKTMVIDEKCCDIGTANFDKRSMFLNSEMNCYIYDRPFVQRVKEAIQRDLARSERLTLDLWQKRTLWQRGKESLSSILSAWL; this is encoded by the coding sequence ATGGCCATCTTTTTCGTTATTGTCACTATATTAGCGTTAATTTACGCCGATGACAAGCTCGGGGAACACTTTAACAAAAAGAAAAAAGCAAAAACCGTATATCAAGAACGCCGCAGCAATCTTTCTTTTTTCATCGACGGAACGCAACTATTCGCCGATTATTTTGCCGAAATCCGCAAAGCAACACATCATATCCATATTTTGTTTTATATTGTCAAGACGGATGAAATCAGCCAGCAATTTTTCCAATTGTTAAAACAAAAGGCAGAAGAAGGGGTCCGCGTTCGTCTTCTCGTTGATTGGGTCGGCAGCTTCGGGTTTCCAAAAAAGCTGATCCGCTCCTTAAAAGAAAGCGGGGTGGAATTCGCGTATGCGCATAAGCCCCGTTTCCCGTTTTTCTTTTACCGGCTCAACCGGCGCAATCACCGGAAAATTACCGTTATTGACGGAAAGGTCGGATATATTGGCGGCTTCAACATCGGCAACGAATATGTCGGGCGAGATCCAAATTTTGGCCAGTGGCGCGATTACCATTTAAAAATAGTGGGAGAAGGGGTTTGCGATTTACAAACACAGTTTTGCCGCGATTGGGAAGAAGCGACGAAAACGTCTATCACCAAACACCGGTATTTTCCTTCTCTCCAAAAAGGAACGGTTTCCCACCAGCTTATTGCCACGAACGGCCATTCGTTAGAACAGCAATTCATCCACTTCATCCGCCAGGCAACGAAAGAAATAGTCATCGGCAGCCCGTATTTCATCCCTAGCCGCGCCGTAATGAACGCGCTGCTTGAAGCGCTCTCCCGCGGTGTAAAGGTCACGATTCTCGTGCCGTTAAAAGCCGATCACCCGTTTGTGAAAGAAGCCGCGTATCCGTATTTTTACCGCCTTTTAAAGTCCGGAGCGCACATTTATCGATTTTATCAAGGATTTTATCATGCCAAAACGATGGTGATTGACGAAAAGTGCTGTGATATCGGTACAGCAAACTTTGATAAACGAAGCATGTTTTTAAACAGCGAAATGAATTGTTATATTTATGACCGCCCCTTCGTGCAACGAGTGAAAGAAGCGATTCAGCGCGATCTGGCCCGCTCGGAACGGCTGACGCTTGATCTTTGGCAAAAGCGGACATTATGGCAGCGCGGCAAAGAATCGCTATCATCGATCCTTTCCGCATGGCTGTAA
- a CDS encoding transglycosylase domain-containing protein produces MEIIPSSRFRGTWKYIRAFAFISLILAIFFTVALAGLIAFAKLKGAPPLAVPQTTIFYADDGSKIGESDNGQTRYWVDLDDISPYIIQATIAVEDRKFYEHHGFDIKRIIGAVVANIKAMAKVQGASTITQQYARNLFLNHDKTWTRKLQEALYTIRLEANYSKKQILEGYLNTIYYGHGAYGIEAAAHYYFGKPAKQLTLSEAAMLAGIPKGPYYYSPFINEKRAKARQKTVLSSMAEAGYISEKEAEQAYQTPLVYSRHHEAGKKKIAPYFQDVVKYALRNQLGLDERVIETGGLRVYTSLDPEMQEIAERKIHDIIDPHSDIQVAFVAMDPRSGEVKALIGGRDYDKSPFNRAVQAERQPGSTFKPFLYYAAIQQGFTPSTQMRSELTTFTFDNGKETYTPHNYNNYYANDEITLAQAIALSDNVFAVKTHLFIGEDKLVETAKKLGITSKLKAVPSLALGTLPVKVIDMVGAYSALANNGKKTEPVFIKKVVNHKGETIYEYKPSSKQVLDPDAAYVTVQLMTGMFDPKLNDYTTVTGQSIRKQITRPYAGKSGTTKTDSWMIGFAPQLVAGVWTGYDRGETMDKVAEKQYAKQIWVQFMEESLQGKPKKQFKPTKGVVGVYVDPDNGKLATKSCPVKRLTYYIAGTEPTDYCTDHLHHKKSKNKEEKKNWFEKWFPWF; encoded by the coding sequence TTGGAAATCATTCCAAGCAGCCGGTTCCGCGGAACGTGGAAATACATCCGGGCGTTTGCCTTCATCAGTTTAATCCTAGCAATCTTCTTCACCGTTGCGCTTGCCGGTTTGATCGCGTTCGCCAAATTAAAAGGGGCCCCACCTCTAGCCGTGCCGCAAACGACGATTTTTTACGCGGATGACGGCTCGAAAATCGGCGAGAGTGACAACGGGCAAACGCGTTACTGGGTAGATCTTGATGATATATCCCCCTATATCATACAGGCGACAATCGCTGTTGAAGACCGGAAATTTTATGAACATCACGGTTTTGATATAAAACGGATTATCGGCGCCGTTGTCGCGAATATCAAGGCGATGGCGAAAGTGCAAGGAGCGAGCACCATTACCCAGCAATATGCGCGCAATTTATTTTTAAACCACGATAAAACATGGACGCGGAAATTGCAAGAAGCGTTATATACGATCCGTCTTGAAGCGAACTACAGCAAAAAACAAATTTTAGAAGGGTATTTAAACACCATTTACTACGGCCATGGCGCTTACGGAATCGAAGCGGCAGCCCATTATTATTTTGGAAAACCGGCAAAACAGCTAACACTAAGCGAAGCAGCGATGCTGGCCGGGATCCCGAAAGGCCCGTATTACTATTCGCCGTTCATTAACGAAAAGCGGGCGAAAGCGCGGCAAAAAACGGTGCTTTCGTCGATGGCCGAAGCCGGATACATCAGCGAAAAAGAAGCGGAACAAGCGTATCAAACCCCGCTTGTTTATTCCCGCCATCACGAAGCGGGAAAGAAAAAAATTGCCCCTTATTTTCAAGATGTGGTGAAATATGCGCTGCGCAATCAATTAGGATTGGATGAACGCGTGATTGAAACGGGCGGATTGCGTGTGTATACATCGCTCGATCCGGAAATGCAAGAAATTGCAGAACGAAAAATTCATGACATCATTGACCCTCATTCGGACATTCAAGTGGCGTTTGTCGCGATGGATCCTCGCTCGGGAGAAGTAAAAGCGCTCATCGGCGGCAGAGATTACGATAAAAGCCCTTTCAACCGCGCGGTGCAAGCGGAGCGGCAGCCGGGCTCGACATTTAAACCGTTTCTTTATTATGCGGCCATTCAGCAAGGATTCACGCCATCGACGCAAATGCGAAGCGAGCTGACTACCTTTACCTTTGACAATGGAAAAGAGACCTATACGCCGCACAACTACAATAACTATTATGCGAATGACGAGATAACGCTCGCACAGGCCATTGCCTTGTCGGATAATGTATTCGCCGTAAAAACACATTTATTTATCGGTGAAGACAAACTTGTCGAAACAGCGAAAAAACTTGGCATAACAAGCAAATTAAAAGCAGTGCCTTCCCTTGCCCTCGGCACATTGCCGGTGAAAGTGATCGACATGGTGGGGGCTTACAGTGCGCTTGCCAATAACGGCAAAAAAACCGAGCCGGTTTTTATAAAAAAAGTCGTCAATCATAAAGGAGAAACGATTTATGAATATAAACCATCAAGCAAGCAAGTGCTCGATCCGGACGCCGCATATGTAACAGTCCAACTGATGACAGGCATGTTTGACCCGAAATTAAACGACTACACCACCGTCACCGGACAATCGATCCGCAAACAGATTACGCGCCCATACGCGGGAAAATCGGGAACGACCAAAACAGATAGTTGGATGATCGGGTTTGCCCCCCAGCTGGTCGCGGGGGTATGGACCGGCTACGACCGCGGGGAAACGATGGATAAAGTTGCGGAGAAACAATACGCCAAACAAATTTGGGTGCAGTTTATGGAAGAGAGTTTGCAAGGAAAGCCAAAGAAACAATTTAAACCAACAAAAGGGGTCGTTGGCGTCTATGTCGACCCGGACAACGGCAAGCTCGC
- the speB gene encoding agmatinase — protein MRFDEAYSGNVFIKSHPDFAESEAVIYGMPMDWTVSYRPGSRFGPARIREVSIGLEEYSPYLDRELGEVKYFDAGDIPLPFGNAQRSLDMIEDFVDKILAADKFPLGIGGEHLVSWPVIKAVYKKYPDLAVIHMDAHTDLREQYEGEPLSHATPIRKVAELIGPTNVFSFGIRSGTKEEFQWAKDNGMYIAKFEVLEPLREVLPKLAGRPVYVTIDIDVLDPAHAPGTGTVDAGGITSKELLAAIHEIAKSNIRVVGADLVEVAPIYDHSEQTANTASKLIREMILGWVQKRNA, from the coding sequence ATGCGATTTGATGAGGCGTATTCGGGCAACGTTTTTATTAAAAGCCATCCAGATTTTGCGGAAAGCGAAGCGGTCATTTACGGAATGCCGATGGACTGGACGGTAAGTTACCGCCCTGGTTCCCGCTTCGGCCCGGCCCGCATTCGCGAAGTGTCGATCGGGTTGGAAGAATATAGCCCATATTTAGATCGTGAGCTTGGGGAAGTAAAATATTTTGATGCGGGCGATATTCCGCTTCCGTTTGGGAACGCGCAGCGCAGCTTGGATATGATCGAAGATTTCGTGGATAAAATTTTAGCGGCCGATAAATTCCCGCTCGGCATCGGCGGCGAGCATCTCGTCTCGTGGCCGGTCATTAAAGCGGTGTATAAAAAATATCCTGATTTGGCGGTCATCCATATGGACGCCCATACGGATTTGCGCGAACAATACGAAGGGGAGCCGCTTTCCCATGCGACGCCGATCCGCAAAGTCGCGGAGCTTATAGGCCCGACAAACGTATTTTCGTTCGGCATTCGTTCAGGCACGAAAGAAGAGTTTCAATGGGCGAAAGATAACGGGATGTACATCGCCAAGTTTGAAGTGCTCGAGCCGCTTCGGGAAGTGCTGCCAAAGCTTGCCGGCCGCCCTGTCTATGTCACGATTGACATCGACGTGTTGGACCCTGCCCACGCTCCGGGGACGGGAACGGTCGATGCCGGCGGTATTACGTCGAAAGAACTGCTGGCGGCGATTCACGAAATCGCCAAATCGAACATCCGCGTCGTCGGAGCCGATTTGGTGGAAGTAGCTCCTATCTACGACCATTCGGAGCAAACCGCCAATACAGCAAGCAAACTTATTCGCGAAATGATTCTCGGCTGGGTGCAAAAACGCAATGCGTAA
- a CDS encoding XapX domain-containing protein yields MKEVILSLVTGVVVGFLFTLFRLPIPAPPALAGIAGIVGVYLGMKVFEWVSYFWK; encoded by the coding sequence ATGAAAGAAGTGATTTTATCATTAGTGACAGGCGTTGTAGTCGGCTTTTTATTTACGCTGTTTCGTTTGCCGATTCCCGCTCCTCCGGCGTTAGCAGGCATTGCCGGCATTGTTGGGGTGTACTTAGGAATGAAAGTGTTTGAATGGGTGAGTTATTTTTGGAAATGA
- the speE gene encoding polyamine aminopropyltransferase, with protein sequence MELWFTEKQTEHFGITARIKRTLHTEQTPFQKLDMVETVEFGNMLILDGMVMTTQKDEFVYHEMVAHVPLFTHPNPENVLVVGGGDGGVIREVLKHPSVKKATLVEIDGKVIECSKKYLPEIAGKLDDPRVEVKVDDGFMHIAKSENEYDVIMVDSTEPVGPAVNLFTKGFYAGIAKALKEDGIFVAQTDNPWFKAELIRNVYRDVREIFPITRLYTANIPTYPSGLWTFTLGSKKYDPLEVSDERFHDIDTKYYTKELHKACFVLPKFVADLVK encoded by the coding sequence ATGGAATTATGGTTTACGGAAAAGCAAACAGAGCACTTTGGCATTACCGCGAGAATTAAACGCACTTTACATACAGAGCAAACCCCGTTTCAAAAGCTGGATATGGTCGAGACCGTGGAATTCGGCAATATGCTTATTTTAGACGGAATGGTCATGACAACGCAAAAAGATGAATTTGTCTACCATGAAATGGTTGCGCATGTTCCGCTTTTCACCCATCCGAATCCGGAAAACGTGCTTGTCGTTGGCGGTGGTGACGGCGGCGTTATCCGCGAAGTGCTGAAACACCCGAGCGTGAAAAAGGCGACATTAGTTGAAATTGACGGCAAAGTCATTGAATGTTCGAAAAAATATCTTCCGGAAATCGCTGGCAAGTTAGATGACCCGCGTGTAGAAGTAAAAGTCGATGACGGTTTTATGCACATCGCGAAAAGTGAAAACGAATATGACGTTATTATGGTCGATTCGACAGAGCCGGTCGGCCCGGCCGTCAACTTATTCACAAAAGGCTTTTATGCCGGCATCGCAAAGGCGCTGAAAGAAGATGGCATTTTCGTCGCGCAAACGGACAACCCTTGGTTTAAAGCGGAGTTAATCCGCAACGTCTATCGCGATGTTCGTGAAATTTTCCCGATTACGCGTCTTTACACTGCCAATATCCCAACATATCCAAGCGGTTTATGGACGTTTACGCTCGGTTCGAAAAAATACGATCCGCTTGAAGTAAGCGACGAACGTTTCCATGACATTGATACGAAATATTATACAAAAGAGCTTCATAAAGCTTGTTTTGTTCTGCCGAAATTTGTCGCTGATTTAGTGAAATAA
- a CDS encoding acetyl-CoA C-acetyltransferase produces the protein MGKTVILSGVRTPFGKFGGALKPLTAAQLGGIAVKEALHRARVSGEQVDQVILGTVLQGGQGQLPSRQAMRYAGIPWEVRTETVNKVCASGMRSVTLGDQIIRLGDAEVIVAGGMESMSNAPYILPNARWGLRMGDAAVKDLMVYDGLTCSFTGVHMGVYGGETAKELEISREEQDEWAYRSHQRAIAAMEAGLLAEEIVPVEVPQHKGEPLLVEHDEAPRKDTSLEKLAKLPPVFDPEGTITAGNAPGVNDGAAALVLMSEERAAREGRKPLATILAHASIAVAAKDFPKTPGFVINELLRKTGKTVDDIDLFEINEAFAAVALASIKIAGIDPEKVNVNGGAVALGHPIGASGARIIITLIHELKRRGGGIGIAAICSGGGQGDAVMVQVDS, from the coding sequence ATGGGAAAAACGGTGATTTTAAGTGGGGTTCGCACGCCGTTTGGAAAATTCGGCGGTGCGTTAAAGCCGCTTACGGCGGCGCAGCTCGGCGGCATTGCTGTGAAAGAAGCGCTTCATCGTGCCAGAGTCAGCGGCGAGCAGGTCGATCAAGTCATTTTAGGAACGGTGCTGCAAGGAGGGCAAGGCCAGCTTCCATCCCGCCAAGCGATGCGCTATGCTGGCATTCCGTGGGAAGTGCGGACAGAAACGGTTAATAAAGTGTGCGCTTCGGGAATGCGGAGCGTCACACTTGGCGATCAAATCATCCGCCTGGGAGATGCCGAAGTCATCGTCGCGGGCGGAATGGAATCGATGAGCAATGCGCCATACATTTTGCCAAATGCGCGTTGGGGATTGCGAATGGGCGATGCGGCTGTCAAAGATTTAATGGTATATGATGGTTTAACATGCAGTTTTACCGGAGTTCATATGGGGGTCTACGGCGGCGAAACGGCGAAAGAATTGGAGATTTCCCGCGAAGAACAGGATGAGTGGGCATACCGCAGCCATCAGCGGGCGATTGCGGCGATGGAAGCCGGATTATTGGCGGAGGAGATCGTACCAGTGGAAGTTCCGCAGCACAAAGGGGAGCCGCTGTTGGTGGAGCATGACGAAGCACCGAGAAAAGATACGTCTCTTGAAAAACTGGCGAAGCTGCCTCCTGTATTTGACCCGGAAGGGACGATAACAGCGGGAAACGCTCCCGGAGTCAATGATGGCGCTGCCGCACTTGTGCTGATGAGTGAAGAAAGAGCGGCGCGCGAAGGAAGAAAACCGCTCGCGACGATTTTGGCCCATGCATCGATTGCCGTTGCGGCAAAAGACTTTCCGAAAACGCCGGGGTTTGTGATCAACGAGCTGCTTCGCAAAACGGGGAAAACAGTCGATGACATTGATTTATTTGAAATTAACGAGGCGTTTGCCGCTGTCGCGCTCGCCAGCATAAAAATCGCCGGCATCGATCCAGAAAAAGTGAATGTCAATGGCGGCGCGGTCGCGTTAGGCCATCCGATCGGCGCGAGCGGCGCGCGCATTATCATTACATTAATTCACGAATTAAAGCGCCGCGGCGGCGGCATCGGGATCGCGGCGATCTGCAGCGGCGGCGGCCAAGGCGATGCTGTTATGGTGCAGGTTGATTCGTAA